One region of Oncorhynchus keta strain PuntledgeMale-10-30-2019 chromosome 24, Oket_V2, whole genome shotgun sequence genomic DNA includes:
- the gngt2b gene encoding guanine nucleotide-binding protein G(I)/G(S)/G(O) subunit gamma-T2b, whose translation MQLLSIRQQLTIAKPLGAKTLSDTHHSTGKMARDMSDKEILQMELAQLKIEVSTTRTAVSVNCKETMEWVEAQTEGDPLIKGVSDDKNPYKGDKGGCIIT comes from the exons ATGCAGTTACTGTCTATCAGACAGCAGCTTACAATAGCCAAGCCCCTAGGAGCTAAGACTCTCTCTGATACCCACCATTCAACAG GCAAGATGGCTCGTGATATGTCTGATAAGGAAATCCTGCAAATGGAACTGGCTCAGCTAAAGATTGAAGTTAGCACAACACGCACAGCT GTGTCAGTAAATTGCAAGGAGACAATGGAATGGGTGGAGGCCCAAACAGAGGGCGACCCACTCATAAAGGGCGTGTCAGATGACAAGAACCCCTACAAGGGAGACAAGGGAGGCTGCATTATAACCTAG